A single genomic interval of Littorina saxatilis isolate snail1 unplaced genomic scaffold, US_GU_Lsax_2.0 scaffold_511, whole genome shotgun sequence harbors:
- the LOC138957720 gene encoding uncharacterized protein, translated as MGKKYSQSSNYSTQDRPSNAANGNTSGLYDANNCIHTLPAQQGTHWWQVDLGGTYPVYNITVWGRANYWNSLNSRLYPFTITVDGQTCVSVTSAAGTRENSVTCSSVMYGRVVRLNVTMPGQMLNLCEFQISICKEGFYGLDCSTSCDTNCDGRCNRITGHCTRQNSVRGLADPVVPASAPALTGYQGNGNSKWRPAEYHYLWRVLFLGDLQHIPFILLPHYLAPVLSARQLACCVSSQGCLSPL; from the exons ATGGGGAAGAAATACAGTCAGAGCAGCAATTATAGTACCCAAGATCGGCCCAGTAACGCTGCCAATGGCAACACAAGTGGGCTCTATGACGCAAACAACTGTATCCACACATTGCCAGCACAACAGGGAACCCACTGGTGGCAGGTGGATCTGGGCGGGACATACCCTGTCTACAACATCACCGTCTGGGGACGCGCCAACTATT GGAATAGCCTTAACAGCCGTCTGTACCCGTTCACCATTACTGTGGACGGTCAGACCTGTGTCAGCGTGACGTCAGCAGCAGGCACCAGGGAGAACTCAGTCACGTGCTCTTCAGTGATGTACGGACGGGTGGTGCGTCTTAACGTAACAATGCCCGGTCAGATGCTGAACCTGTGTGAATTTCAGATATCAA TATGCAAGGAGGGATTCTATGGTCTTGACTGTTCTACTTCTTGTGACACGAACTGTGACGGAAGGTGCAACAGGATTACTGGTCACTGCACAC GTCAGAATTCGGTTCGCGGCCTAGCTGACCCAGTTGTTCCTGCCAGTGCGCCCGCACTGACTGGTTACCAGGGCAATGgaaattcaaaatggcggccagcAGAATATCACTATCTCTGGCGAGTGCTGTTTCTGGGAGATTTACAACACATTCCCTTCATTCTATTGCCCCACTATCTTGCACCAGTCTTGTCAGCCAGGCAATTAGCTTGCTGTGTGTCCAGCCAGGGATGTTTATCCCCACTGTAA
- the LOC138957724 gene encoding fucolectin-6-like: MHILNVATWKTYHQISNYTGDNRGAASNAADGNTEGHYFQGSCSHTAETDPSGVYPWWEVDLGGTYPVHDITVWARDGKTSQTGTYWNDHLYPFTITVDNKTCISVTSAPSTRNNLVRCTSVMYGRVVRLTLDRTDQTLNLCEFQVFEYN, encoded by the exons ATGCATATAC TGAACGTGGCCACATGGAAGACCTACCACCAGATCAGCAATTACACAGGCGACAACCGAGGAGCGGCCAGTAACGCTGCCGACGGCAACACGGAAGGACACTATTTCCAAGGCAGCTGTAGTCACACGGCCGAGACTGACCCATCCGGCGTGTACCCCTGGTGGGAGGTGGACCTGGGCGGGACGTACCCTGTTCACGACATCACCGTCTGGGCACGTGATGGCAAAACTAGCCAGACCGGCACGTACT GGAACGACCATCTGTACCCTTTCACCATCACAGTGGACAACAAGACCTGTATCAGCGTGACGTCAGCACCCAGCACCAGGAACAACTTAGTGAGGTGTACTTCAGTCATGTACGGGCGGGTTGTGCGACTCACCTTGGACAGGACAGACCAGACGCTGAATCTGTGTGAATTTCAAGTATTTG